From one Amia ocellicauda isolate fAmiCal2 chromosome 17, fAmiCal2.hap1, whole genome shotgun sequence genomic stretch:
- the ggt5b gene encoding glutathione hydrolase 5 proenzyme, with the protein MAKSKSRLRCCVCVFALCFIAIIILLFIFLLRSPTCAEGQYSRGAVAADSQICSLFGRDILKEGGSAVDGAIAALLCTSLINPQSMGIGGGAIFTVFEKTGKVKVINARETVPNIFQADLMKDCPMGSPLITGSKWIAVPGEIRGYEKAHKMYGKLPWKRLFEPTIKLARDGFKVPQILSRYLQFPMIKGKVEGSSLCALFCDENNKTLKEGDTLRYEKLADTLEAIANSGPDAFYKGKLADDLITDVQNEGGTLSTADLESMQAEVSDAWTVQLGTYTMYLPQPPAGGTILSIILNIMKGYNLNPSSLEGDNKFLTYHRYIEALKFANGQKRKVWDPAVAERLIKDDFAAYVRSLISSNQTHPRQYYNVSISRDGVGTTHISVLAEDGTAVSVTSTINQLFGSMVYSPSTGVILNNELADFCGLVDSISTGEKPPSSMTPVVLYSKSEKKTLVIGGSGGFMITSSVAMAIMNHLWFGKDLKEAISAKVVTVNSTNGVNFEHMFDQTVIDKMKDMGHGVGTMKYALNVVNGIFKQDSCITAVSDARKNGEAAGY; encoded by the exons ATGGCTAAATCCAAGTCCAGATTGCGCTGCTGCGTGTGCGTCTTCGCCTTGTGCTTCATTGCGATCATTATTCTCTTATTCATTTTCCTCCTAAGAAGTCCGACATGCGCAGAAGGGCAGTACAGCCGCGGCGCTGTGGCTGCGGACTCTCAGATCTGTTCTTTATTCGGAAG AGACATACTGAAGGAAGGGGGCTCGGCAGTAGATGGTGCCATTGCAGCACTTCTGTGCACCTCCTTGATCAATCCACAAAGCATGGGAATTGGTGGGGGAGCAATATTCACAGTTTTTGAAAAGACAG GCAAAGTTAAAGTCATAAATGCCCGGGAAACAGTTCCAAACATTTTCCAAGCTGATCTGATGAAGGACTGCCCCATGGGATCCCCATTAATTACTG GCAGTAAATGGATTGCTGTGCCTGGGGAGATTCGTGGTTATGAAAAGGCACACAAGATGTACGGCAAGCTGCCCTGGAAGAGACTGTTTGAACCGACGATCAAACTGGCCAGAGATGGGTTTAAAGTGCCTCAAATACTCAGTCGGTACCTCCAGTTTCCCATGATAAAAGGGAAAGTGGAAGGCTCGTCTCTGTG TGCCTTGTTTTGCGATGAAAATAACAAGACTCTAAAGGAAGGGGACACGCTGCGTTATGAGAAGTTGGCAGACACGCTTGAAGCAATTGCCAATAGCGGACCTGATGCATTTTATAAGGGCAAGCTGGCTGATGATTTGATCACGGACGTGCAGAATGAAG GTGGAACTCTGTCAACTGCAGATTTGGAGTCCATGCAGGCCGAAGTCTCTGATGCATGGACAGTCCAACTGGGGACCTACACTATGTACTTACCTCAGccaccagcagggggaactattCTGAGTATTATACTCAACATTATGAAAG GGTACAATTTAAATCCCAGTTCCTTGGAGGGAGACAATAAATTCCTGACCTATCACCGCTACATTGAGGCTCTAAAATTTGCAAACGGACAGAAGAGGAAGGTCTGGGatcct gcagTAGCTGAAAGGTTGATTAAGGATGATTTTGCAGCCTATGTGAGGTCGCTAATCAGCAGCAACCAGACCCACCCTCGCCAGTACTACAATGTCAGTATCTCTCGCGACGGAGTGGGTACCACCCACATCTCAGTCCTGGCTGAAGATGGCACCGCTGTCTCTGTTACCAGTACCATCAATCAATT ATTTGGCTCAATGGTGTATTCTCCGAGCACGGGAGTCATTCTCAATAATGAGCTCGCTGATTTCTGTGGCCTGGTGGACAGCATCTCGACAG GGGAGAAGCCCCCCTCATCCATGACTCCAGTAGTGTTATATTCCAAGTCAGAGAAGAAAACCCTGGTGATAGGAGGCTCTGGAGGATTCATGATCACTAGCAGTGTTGCCATG GCTATCATGAACCATCTGTGGTTTGGAAAAGACTTGAAAGAAGCAATAAGTGCTAAGGTGGTAACTGTGAACTCAACTAATGGAGTGAATTTTGAGCACATGTTTGACCAG ACTGTGATTGACAAGATGAAAGACATGGGACATGGTGTGGGGACAATGAAATATGCCTTAAATGTGGTCAATGGCATCTTTAAGCAGGACAGCTGTATCACTGCTGTGTCGGATGCCAGAAAGAACGGGGAAGCAGCAGGTTATTAG